Genomic window (Nitrospirales bacterium LBB_01):
TGAGCTTAGAATCGGTTAATGAAATCACAGAAGAAAATGAATTATTAACCATTAGAGAGGCCAGTGGGTGGGCAACTAAACATTTGGGTAAAACAGTAACAACCTCTAATATCTCCTATCTCATTCAATATGGACGGATAAAGAAATTTGGAAACAATGGCTCAACTTGCGTTTCTAAGCAGGAATTAAAGCGCTACTATAACTCATACAATGGCAGCAGAGAGCTTTCATGGAAAGAGCAGCTTGGTCGTGATTTAAACTGGGCATTATCGTTTGATAAATACACAGAAAGCGAAACTACAAAGCACGTTCACAGACTGCATCCTTATAAAGGCAAGTTTATACCTCAACTTGTAGAATATTTTCTTGACAGCCACACTGACCATTTTAAGAAAGAGACCTGTTTTAAACAAGGCGACATCATTTTAGACCCGTTTTCAGGCAGCGGAACAACTATGGTACAGTCTTGCGAGCTTGGTATGCACGCTATAGGAATAGACGTTTCAGCCTTTAATGCTTTAATCGGAAACGTCAAGGTAGTCAAATACGATATGGCGGATGTTCAAACTGAAATACATAGAATTACCAAAGCGCTTAAAGGATTTCTTTTAAACTCCAGAACAATTGAGTTTGAAGAAAAACTTTTGCAGGTGCTCTATACATTTAATACTGAGTATTTTCCTGTTCCTGAATATAAGTACAAGGTAAAGCTTGGAGAGATAGATGAAGACAAGTATGGCTCTGAAAAAGAAAAAGAGTTTTTGCCAACGTTTAATAAACTCGTAGAAGATTACAATATTAAGTTAAGACAGGACAAGGCTGATACATTTCTTGATAAATGGTATTCTCAGCACATTAGGGATGAAATCAACTTTGTACTTGACGAAATTAGATGCATACCGAATTATGTTACAAAAAACATAATGAGCGTAATATTAAGCAGAACAATTCGTTCATGCAGAGCAACTACTCACGCCGACCTTGCCACCCTCTACGAACCTATAGTATCAACATATTATTGCGCCAAACATGGGAAAATATGTAAACCTGTCTTTTCAATTTTAAAGTGGTGGGAGACATATACAAAGGACACGATTAAACGCTTGTCACAGTTTGATAAATTAAGAACTCAGACTTTTCAGGCTTGTTTAACAGGGGACAGCAAAACGATAGATATTTTTGAAGAACTTCGGAAAATAAACTCTGATTTTGCCGATTTAGTAAAAAAGCAAAAAATTAAAGGAATTTTTTCCAGCCCGCCATACGTTGGGTTAATCAATTACCATGAACAACATGCCTATGCTTACGATTTATTTGAATTTGAAAGAAAAGATACGCTGGAAATAGGTCCGCTTTACAAAGGGCAAAGCAAGGCGGCAAAAGAAAGCTATATAATTGGTATCACAGATGTATTGAATAATTGCAAGAGGTTTTTAGCCGAGGATTACGATATTTTCCTTGTTGCAAATGATAAATACAATATGTATCCCATAATAGCTGAAAAAAGTGGGATGCACATCGTTAATCAATACAAACGCCCGGTATTAAACCGCACGGAAAAAGACAAAGGCGCGTACTCTGAAACCATATTCCATTTTAAGAGCAGACGTTGATGCTATCTCAGAAACAAATCATTAACGTTGAAGACGTGCTGCGTAATGCGTATTGAAGAAATCGCTTAATTGTTGCTATAATTGCCTGTGGGAGTTGCGATTAACAAAGAAACATTGTTAGATATTAGTTATGGGCGGCTCTGTCAATGTAAACCCTCCAATATTAATTGTCTTACGGCAAAAGAGTGGCTTAGAAACCAGCTTGGCGTTTGGCAATTCACCTATGAAAAAAGGGATGTAAGGGATAAAAGCACACACCCTGCAACGTTCCCAATATCGCTTGCTAAAAAAGTTATTGAGTTATTTACTCATATGGGAGAATTAGTGGTTGATCCTTTTGTTGGGAGCGGAACGACACTTGTCGCTGCTATGGACACAAATAGAAATGCAGTTGGATTTGACCTGCAATCAAGTTATATAGAGCTTTGCAAAACCCGGCTTTCTAATGGACATCTTCATAATACGACAAAACAGATTCCAATTGAAAACGATGCAAGAAATATTCATGAGTACTTTAAAGAAGAGACTGTATCCCTTATCTGGACATCGCCACCTTATGCAAATCTATTAAATCGCCAAAGAAAAAATAAATCAAGACGGAACAGAAAAAACGAACAACTCGATAAAGTGGAATAATATTCCCAGGACTAAAGAGACTTGGGCATAATGTCAATAGATGATTACACTATAGCTATGGGGGATATTTTTGAATATATGCTGCCGCTATTAAAACCAAAGGCTCATTGCGTTATTAATGTTCCCGATATGTGGTGGGAAAATGAGAGGATTACTATACATATCTCCTTAGTACAGGAATTAAGACGCAGGGGATATGAGCTTAGAAATATTATTATTTGGGATAGAACCAATATTGTAAATAAAATTGGTATTTTTGGCTGGCCAAGTAACTACATTACTATGGGAGTCACCTTTGAATATCTGTTAGACTTCTGGAGACCGCCCAAATGAAGACGTACACAAAAGAAGAACTTATAGATAAACTCATTGAAATAAAAAACGGAGGATGGATAAGGAATGCCAGAGTTGGTAATGCTGGTGGTATAGGAAACACACTTGAGGACTTACTTCACAAAGCTGGGACTAAGTTATTTAAAATGCTTATCAAGTTAACTCTGGCAGACTGTTTTCTAAATTATAAGTATGTAGGGTTATATGTTTTTGAATTGAAAAAAAGGATGGATTCCCGCTCGGAGGCGGGAATGACAAGGAGGATAGTTATTTTTTTGTCATTCCTGCGAAAGCAGGAATCCAGTTTTTTATTGGCATAGTGTCACTAAACAGATGAAACAACTAACACAAAACTTAAAAAACGGAGTGATTTCCCTCACTGAGTCACCGGTGCCGCAGGTTGGCAGGGAGTCTATTGTTGTACAGAGTTCGCTTAGCTTAATATCAACCGGCACGGAGCGTATGCTTTTAGAGTTTGGCAGAGGCTCTTTGATAGAAAAGGTTAAAAGTCAGCCTGAGAAAGTAAATCAGGTTATCAATAAGATTAAAACAGACGGCCTTATGCCCACACTGGACGCCGTAAAGGCTAAACTTGACGACGCCATTGTGCCCGGGTACTCGCTTGTCGGCGAGGTGTTTAGCGTTGGCAGAAATGTTGATGGATTTTATAGCGGCGACAGAGTGGTCTGTAACGGCGGGCATGCCGAGTTTGTCCGTGTCTCAAAAAACCTTGCCGCAAAAATTCCCGATAACGTCTCCGATGAGACGGCTGTCTTTACAGTAGTTGGCGCTATAGCTCTTCAGGGGATACGTCTGCTTAATCCTGCTCTTGGAGAGAGCATCTGCGTAATCGGTCTTGGTTTGGTTGGTCAGCTTACAGTCCAACTCCTTACCGCCTCCGGATGTCGTGTTTTTGGAATTGATATAAACGAGGATAAGGTAAAACTTGTGGAGAGTTTCGGAGCCGTTGGGTTTACGCTGCAAGAAAAGGAATCTCCAGTAGATGCGGCTATGGCTTTTAGCCGCGGAATGGGAATGGATGGCGTCATAGTGGCAGCCTCTACTAAAAGCACTGAGCCTATTGACTATGCCGCTGAGATGAGTAAAAAGCGCGGGAAAATCGTTCTAACCGGTGTAACCGGACTTGAACTTAAAAGAAGAACGTTTTACGACAAGGAACTGACCTTTCAGGTGTCGTGTTCTTACGGCCCTGGCAGGTATGACAGAGCGTATGAGGAGCTTGGTAACGATTATCCCTTTGGATACGTAAGGTGGACTCTTAAGAGAAATTTTGAAGCGGTACTGGACATGATGACAGCCGGTAAAATTGATGTGAAACCATTAATTAGCCGCTCGTTTCCATTTGCTGATGCCGATAAAGCATACGATCTTCTAATGTTGGAAAATCCACTTGGCATAGTTTTACAGTATGATAAGGGGGCTGCAAGACGAGACTTTAGTATTGAGCTTACCAGCAAACCGGTAAGCGGGAGATCTGAAAAACCCGTTATAGGATACATCGGGGTTGGAAATTTTGCTAAACAGGTGCTTTTGCCTGCTTTAAAAAACTCCGGTGCTGTTCTTAAAACAATAGCAAGTGCAAGCGGAGGCAATGTGTCCGCTTTAGGACAGAAATTTGGTTTTGCACTTGCTACATCGGAATATTCACAGGTATTTGAAGACAGCAGTATTAACACTCTGTTCATTTCAACCCGGCATGGCAGCCATGCAGAACTTGTAATCAGAGCACTTAAGAGCGGCAAAAATGTATTTGTTGAAAAACCACTTGCGCTAAATAAGACCGAACTAAAAGACGTCATTGACGCTCACAGTAACTCAAACGGGATTTTACTTGTAGGTTTTAACAGGAGATTTTCCGTATTTAGCAGAAAACTCAAAGAGTCGTTAAGTTCAAAATCTGACCCGCTGTGTATCAACATAATGGTAAATGCAGGTGCGATAGAGGGCAGCCACTGGGTGCATGACACTGAGTGCGGAGGCGGCAGAATAATCGGCGAGGCCTGTCATTTTATAGATTTAATCAGATATTTTACAGGCTCTCAAATCACAGAGGTTTACGCCGTAAGCACTCACGGCCACAGCGTCACCGATTCTGACAAAATGTGTATAACCATAAAAAGCAAAGACGGTTCAATCGGCACGATTAATTATTTTTCAAACGGCAGCAAATCCTACCCTAAAGAACGCATAGAGGTGTTTTCAGAAGGCCGGGTGTATGTGATAGATAATTTCAAATCTCTGACCTGCTTTGGTAAAGGCAAAAGTCACAACCAGTTTGCCCAGGACAAAGGACACGGCAGAGAGATCACAGAGTTTTTGCAAGCAGTAGAGACAGGGGGCAAATCCCCGATACCATTTGAAGAGCTGATTGAGTCCACACTGTCCTCATTTGCTGCAGTAGAGTCTTCAAAGACCGGAAAACCCTTAATAGTGGAAATAGCTTGAAAATGCAGCGAGGATTATGCCAGAACGTCTATTTCAGCAAGCCCTATGTCAATGCCTGCCATGAGGATTATTCTTGCGTCCTCGGTTTGTCCCTCATCATCAAGTAGTTTTTCGTAAACAATAAACAGATATTCCTGAAGTGTCTCAGTGATTTCTCTGGCATAAATCATCCCAAGGTTTTCCGTTTTCATACCGGTTAGCCCATAGGAATCGGTTGATATGACGCTTCTGAAAAATATCGGTTTAACGTATCTCTCATCGCCTCCCCATAGCCTGTGATACAACGTGTCAGTGCTGTCCTCCTCTATTATTCTAAAGTACTTGGAGCCGATACTGCCAGTCCGTTCATTAAGCCAAAAATCCCATTCCCTCTCATCCTGTGGGTATATTTCCTCTATAATTCTAAAAAGTACAATACCCTCAATTTCCTCATTTGACACAGGGATTTGCAACACAGACTGCTCTTTAGTCTCATTTTCCTCAAGATAGAAGCGATAAATTTTCATACTTCCAATCATAAACTTCTCGGCTGCTGCCACAGTGTGAATTCCACCGCCGGGGGATTGCGCTTTTAAAACGTCAGAGTTTATTACAAACTTTGACTCATCAAACCGGACCATACCATTTATTCGTATTCCAAGAGGAAGGTTTGCATCAACACGCTGGGGCTTCTTTCTTAGAAATCCGGTCGGTTTTTGCTTGCTTTTTTCGTATATATGTTTAAATATCGTAGCACCCTCCCAAAAGAGTTTATTCCACGTTATTGATCTGATATTTTATATCCAGTTTAACGTCTTTTCTAAGGGAATGATATATTCCACAGTACTTGTCAACAGAGAGGTTAATGGCTCGTTGCACTTTCTTCTCAGTTATGTTTTTAGCCGTAATGTTTAACATAACGTCAAACCCTGAAAAATACTGTGGAGGTGTTTCAGGCTTAACGCCAGTAATGTCAACCTTAAATGCTACAATTTCAACCTTCATTTTCTGTAGAAACATCACGCAATCAGTGGCAATACAAGCGCCAAGACTCATCATAAACGGCTCAGAGGGCTGACAGCCCCACTGAACATTAGCATCATACTCTATCTCGTAGCCGCGCTGGGTGCGTCCAACAAATATAAACTCTCTTTCCCAGTTAAGCGTGGCCTTAAACACTGTTGAAACCTTAGACTTATACCCCTCGACCTCTTTCTCAAGGCCCTGAATTTCCTGTTCCTCAGACATCTGTCCTCCTCAGCGTGTTACCACTTAATTCCAATACTTTTCAAATAATCCTGAGCAAGTTTTAATCCCATTTGTGCAGCTTTTATCTGGTCAGCCGTAGCCCTCTCACGATTCCCCATATTGAAGTGGCAATAGCCGCGCACATAGTAAGCATCGGCGTCATTTGGGTCTATCTCAATGGCCTTTGTAAAATCTGCGGCTGCTCGGAAATAATCTCCCTTTTTACCATACGTAATTCCACGGTTAAAGCAAGCGTCAGCATCCTCAGTGTTCATCTCTATGGTTTTATTGAGATACGTCAGTGCCTTATCATAATTTCCCTTTGCAGAGAGTGAAGTTCCGGTGTTGTAATGTGCGTCAATGTTTTCAGGGTCTATCTCCAGAGCTTTGGTAAACTCCTTGAGCGCCTTGTCATGTTGGAATCTTCTTGCATAGGCATACCCGCTGTTAACATACATGCCAGCCTCTTTGAGGTTCAGCTCTCCATCCCTTGCATCAATCACATATACCTCCTAAATGTTTACCCGACGACTAGTGTTTTTAAGATAACCTTAAGCGGTTACCATACAACTACACCGATTATGCTAACAATATTTTGTTCATTTTTGCAATAATTACTCTAACTTTTTGTTTTGATAAAATTTTTAATGCTTGCTGTAGTTGACAGCTTTTTGTTATAAAACAGGGGGGTAATATATGAAAAGGATAATTTGTGTTTTGTGTTTGGTACCATTGTTTTTGCTATTTTCTTGTCATACCGCCGACACAGGTCCAAAGACCGCAATTGACTATGTAAAACGCGGTAATGCCTTTAAGAAGGGCGACATTAATATGGCTATTGCTGATTATACCAAAGCTATTGAGACAGACCCAAAGAGCGGCATTGCGTATTATACTCGTGCGACAGCCTATGAAGAAATTGGAGATTATAAAAGAGCTGTTGCCGATTATTCTAAAGCTATTGGGATAAATCCTAAAAATCCTCTGGGGTACTATAAGCGGTGTAATTTATATGAAAAAATAGGAGACTATGACAACACAACAAAGGGTTATACGAAGCTTCTTGAAATGGATCCCAAAGATGTTCTTGCGTACTATAAGCGCGGAGCTTTATATGATACAATGGGAAAGTATGATAACGCTGTCACTGATTACACCAAAGCGATTGAAATAAGCCCGAGGTACCCGCAAGCATATATACTGCGTGGTACAGCCTATATGAAAAATGGAGATTACGACAAGGCGTTTGCTGATTTTAATAAGGTCATTGAACTTGATCCAAAACATCCTGATGTTTATACGGTTCGGGCGGAATTATATTCTAAAAAGGGGGATTATGACAGGGCTTTTCCCGACTATAACAAAGCCGTCTCAGGTTATGTTGAACTTCATGACACACCAAAGCTTATTAAGCTATATTCAACTCGTGGTTTTCTCTATGAGCAAAAGGGATATTACGATAAAGCAATCGCTGATTACTCCAACGCTATAGATATAAATCAACAGGATGCAGAGATGTACTACAAACGCGCTAATCTATACCTTAAAACCGGAGAGGACGCTAATGCACTGGCTGATTTAAACAGTGTTATCGATATAAGCCCTATGACATACGTTAGTGCATATATTTATCTTGGCGATTTATATAAGAAAAAGGGGAACCTCGACAAAGCCATTGCTAACTACATAGAGGCGGCACGGCTTGGTGATAAGAATTCACAAAGATACTTAGACGATAACGGTTATAAGTGGAATGTGGTGTTACCGAAGGGTAGTTCTGACACCATAATGTTTCTCGGTAACAGCGTAACAACCCAGGGAAATTGGGCTATGCATTTTCCCGGCAACAATGTCATAATTGCAAAACTAGTCCTTTGGGAAAAAAATATAGAGAACGACTTGGCATTTTTAGTCAACAATACAAAAAATAATGCAGAATCACGACCAACAAAAATATTCATTATGACCGGTATTGCAATATTGCGTGCAGGAGTTGAAACAAGAGTTTTTATAAATGAATACATGAAAGCTTTAAGCATTCTCTCAAGCAATCTGCCTGACACGAAAATATATGTTCAAAGCGTTTTGCCTGTAATTCTGAAAGACCCTGCAGAAAATACCATAGTTAATAGAAAAATCATTGAAGCAAACAGAGAATTGAAAATTGTGGTTTCAAAACTCAACAATGCAAACATACAGTATGTGGACTTATATAAAGGTTTTGTAGAACACGAGGGTGAGCACCTTAAGAGCGAGTATGCAGTTGAGGACGGCATCCACCTCAACAGGAGCGGATATGACCTTTGGGAATCGCTGATAAAAGATTATGTCTATAGCTCGCAGCGAAGGTATTAACTATTGACGATTTTATAGCAGCGCTTACTTCGTTTTTTCTATTGATTTTCTGCCGCTCTCTGCCATGTTTATTTCCCATATAAGAGTTTTGGAGACACAGTCACCCGATACATCCGGAGGAATTACTTTTGACAGTTCATTGTATATTCGAGACGGTTTAAACTTACTCTTTCCTTCAACTACAACTAAAGCACCCTGCTTCTTATAACTTGTAAACTCTGCACTTAGCACTCCTAATACAACATTCAAGGCAATGGTCTTATACTGCATATCTTGAACAGCCTGTATAACATCCTGGTTGTTTTCTCTGGGTATCAGCAAGGTCTTGATATCTTTCCTTTCAAAACGGATCTCTCCTTTTTTTTCCAATGCTTTGGCAGCTTTCATATATTCATCATTTTTTCTGGCAGAAGCATTTGCTGCGGGTAACTGAGCTGGAATTGAATATAAAACAACCCTCGGATAATCAAGTTCTTTTTCTATGATTTTTTTGTAAACTGCCATATCATCTGCACACGCATAATTAATAAATAACAGGACAATTAGCTGTACTAATGCCATGTTGATAAACAGCCGCTTCAACACATCTTACCCCTCATACTTGGTCATTTTTAAAATTAGCCGGTCTTTATATATTTTCAGAGCTATAGATTAACCGTAAGATATCTTTTATGTCAACACGCAATCGCTTATACAAAATTAAGGAAAGACTACTTGTATTTACAACTTCTTATATGAAAACATCAACTCTGGAATATCCAGTGACGAGACTTGCATGAGGCGCTGTTTTAGGCGGCTGTAGCGCTTTCTTTCCTTGTCATTGTTTACTGCCATATAAAGAGCTTGCTTTGTGCCCACTAAAACCACAAGGCGCTTGCCACGGGTTACCGCCGTATATATCAGATTTCGCTGAAGCATTATATAGTGCTGCGTGTGTATCGGGATTATAACTGCCGGATATTCACTCCCCTGTGATTTATGAATTGAAATAGCATAGGCTAAATACACCTCATCCAGTTCCTTGTAGTCATAAGTAACGAGGCGGCCGTAGAAATTGATTTTCAACTCCTGAAGCTCCTCGTTTATGTCGTTAATTCTGCCAATATCTCCATTGAAGACCTCTTTGTCGTAGTTATTTACGACCTGCATCACCTTATCACCGATCCGGAGAGTCTTACCCATACGCTGGATTCCGGCGGCTTCAGGATTTAGTGCGTTTTGAAGCTCCGCATTAAGGTTTGTAGTTCCCAGAAGTCCCTTGTTCATTGCGGTAAGGATTTGTATATCGCTATGCGTATCAAGATCAAAACGCTCCGGCAAAATTGTCTTATTCAGTTGCAGTATGATTTCAAGTATTTTTTCCGGATCCTTTTCCTCAAGGAAATAGAAACCTCCGGCTTTGTCAAGGTCTTTGACCAGAATCGGCCCCTCGCCTTTGTTTATCTTATGAGCGTTTGTCACTATGAGACTTGTCTGAGACTGACGGAATATTTCGTTAAGCATCACCGTGTGCACAACTTTTGACTCTATAATATCTTTCAAAACCGTTCCCGCTCCAACCGACGGCAGCTGATCTACATCCCCTACAAGAATAAGCGTTATCCCCACAGGAAGTGCCCGCAAAAGCTGATACATCAGCATTGTATCGACCATAGAGGCCTCATCAACGACAAGTAAATCCGCTACCAATGGGTTTTTTTCGTTTCTCTTAAATGCGCCCTCCTTAGGGCTAAAGTCAAGCATTCGGTGAATTGTCTTAGCCTCTGAGCGGGTAACCTCAGACATCCGTTTTGAAGCGCGTCCGGTTGGCGCACACAGCGATATTTTAAGCCCAAGCTGTTTATACACCCGCAGTATTGAATTGATTATTGTGGTTTTACCTGTGCCTGGGCCACCTGTTATTATTAACACCTTTTCAGTAAATGAGCCTCTGACCGCCTCCTTTTGCGCCGCCGCCAATTTAATGTGAAGCTCCTTTTGCACCCAGTCTATCGCCTTAATGTCATCAAAGTCATTTATCGTTACAGGAGCAGATTTTAGATTTGCTATCATTTTAGTTATGCCAAGCTCTGCCGTATAGTATTTGTTAAGATACACCATACTTGAGTTAACTCCGGTCTTGCCCTCAAGGGAATCTTCTAAAACCAGACTACCGGCATCCACCTGAGCCGATATTGCGCGCACCACGTTTTCTTTTGGTATCTCAAGCACCTTAACACACTCATCTATAAAGGAGTCAAAAGGAAAACAGACATTTCCGGCATTAGTCAACTCAGTTAAAACAAACAAAACTCCAGCCTCAGCTCTTATCGGTGAGTTTTTCTCTACCCCCAGTTTAGCGGCAATCTTATCTGCTATCACAAACCCAATGCCCCATATCTCCATTGCAAGCCGATACGGATTTTCAGATACCACCCGCACAGAGTCGTTTCCGTAGCGCTTGTAAATTTTAGCGGCATACGCTGTGCTTACTCCGTAGCTTTGAAGAAACAACATCACACCCCGAATCTCACGTTGTTCGTCCCATGCGCTCTTTATCTGCTCAAGACGCTTATCCCCAATCCCTTCAACCTGTCGCAGCATTTCTATATCGTTCTCTATTATATCCAGAGTGTTTTTACCAAATGTTTTAATCAGACGTTTGGCATACAGTGGGCCTATGCCCTTAATCATGCCAGAGCCAAGATACTTCTCTATACCGTCCACAGTGGCAGGCATTATTGATTTGAACGTAGCTGCGTTAAACTGTCGGCCGTACTTGGGATGATTAGACCATGAACCGTTTATGTGAATAGTCTCACCGGGGAGCACCCCCGGCATTGTGCCACAGACCGTTATCAACTCCCGTACTCCAAGCACCTTGAGCTTTAATATGGCATAGGCGTTTTCATCGCTATAAAACGTAAGCTTCTCCACTTGACCTTGAAGCTGCCCTGTCTTTGCCTCTGATGTTGACATAGTCCGCTACCCTATAGTACCATATTAAACATAATGCGTGTGATTGTAGCATATAAGTGACAGTGCCGGTGTAAAAGTGGATAAACTGGAAAATCTTAAGAATGCGTTACGGGAGTTTGTCCGTGAGAGGGATTGGGAGAGGTTTCACAGTCCTAAAAATCTTAGCATGGCACTCAGTGCCGAGGCGGCTGAGATAGTAGAAATCTTTCAGTGGCTTACTGAGGATGAAAGCCGAAGTCTCTCCGAGAGCAAACTAAGCGGCCTCCGGCAAGAAATTGCCGATGTGTTTATATATCTGATTAATCTATCCGATAAGTTTTCCATTGATTTAATCAAAGAGGCACATGATAAGTTGGAAATTAACTGCAAAAAATATCCGGCCCATATTGTCAAAGGCAAAGCCGATAAATATACCGAGTACGATACTGAGGGCAGTTAGAGAATGGAAATTATAATAGAAAAATCTGTAACAGGCGGAATGCTTAAGCTTCTAAAGGGTGATATAACGCAACGGAACACGGATGCAATAGTGAATGCCGCTAACTCTCATCTTCAACACGGTGGAGGTGTGGCGGGAGCGATTGTGCGAAAAGGCGGAGCTATAATTCAAGCAGAGAGCGACGCTATAGGCTATGTGCCGGTAGGAGGCGCTGCTTTGACTTCAAGTGGAACGCTCCCCTGTAAAGCCGTTATTCATGCCGTTGGACCCAGAATGGGAGAAGGTGACGAGGATAATAAACTTAAAAATGCCATCCGCAATTCTCTGACACTTGCCTCAGAAAAAGGTTTTAACAGCGTATCAATGCCTGCTATTAGCTCAGGCATATTTGGTTTTCCAAAAGATAGGTGCGCAAAAATCCTTGTAACAGAGAGTTTTAGCTTTCTTAATAATAACCCGGAAAGCTCTGTTAAAATCGTAGAGTTTTGCATATACGATCCCGAAACGTTACAATGCTTTGTCAACGAATTTGACCGTATTTAACAATGATTTATCATAAAATGATCACATAAGAGGTGAAATTAAAATGTTAAGCAAAAAAAGCAAATACGTGGTGGCAGTGGTTGGAGCAACAGGCGCTGTAGGAAATGAAATGATTGAAACGCTTCAGATGAGAAATTTTCCTGTGGACACGCTGCGGCTCTTTGCCTCGGAACGCTCAGAGGGCGGAACTCTTAAGTTTAAAGATGAAGACATAAAGGTGGAGCGTCTTAAGGCAGGAGTCTTTAAAGGAATAGACATCGCTCTGTTTTCTGCTGGAGCTGACAGAAGTAAGGAGTTTGCGCCGGATGCGGCTGCTGCCGGATGCGTTGTCGTTGATAATTCAAGCCAATGGCGGATGGATCCTGAAGTACCGCTTGTCGTGCCTGAAGTAAACCCCCATGATTTAAAAAAACACAAGGGAATCATAGCTAATCCTAACTGCTCCACGATTCAAATGGTAGTAGCGCTAAAACCCATTCACGATGCCGTAAGGAT
Coding sequences:
- a CDS encoding site-specific DNA-methyltransferase, producing the protein MSLESVNEITEENELLTIREASGWATKHLGKTVTTSNISYLIQYGRIKKFGNNGSTCVSKQELKRYYNSYNGSRELSWKEQLGRDLNWALSFDKYTESETTKHVHRLHPYKGKFIPQLVEYFLDSHTDHFKKETCFKQGDIILDPFSGSGTTMVQSCELGMHAIGIDVSAFNALIGNVKVVKYDMADVQTEIHRITKALKGFLLNSRTIEFEEKLLQVLYTFNTEYFPVPEYKYKVKLGEIDEDKYGSEKEKEFLPTFNKLVEDYNIKLRQDKADTFLDKWYSQHIRDEINFVLDEIRCIPNYVTKNIMSVILSRTIRSCRATTHADLATLYEPIVSTYYCAKHGKICKPVFSILKWWETYTKDTIKRLSQFDKLRTQTFQACLTGDSKTIDIFEELRKINSDFADLVKKQKIKGIFSSPPYVGLINYHEQHAYAYDLFEFERKDTLEIGPLYKGQSKAAKESYIIGITDVLNNCKRFLAEDYDIFLVANDKYNMYPIIAEKSGMHIVNQYKRPVLNRTEKDKGAYSETIFHFKSRR
- a CDS encoding Gfo/Idh/MocA family oxidoreductase; this encodes MKQLTQNLKNGVISLTESPVPQVGRESIVVQSSLSLISTGTERMLLEFGRGSLIEKVKSQPEKVNQVINKIKTDGLMPTLDAVKAKLDDAIVPGYSLVGEVFSVGRNVDGFYSGDRVVCNGGHAEFVRVSKNLAAKIPDNVSDETAVFTVVGAIALQGIRLLNPALGESICVIGLGLVGQLTVQLLTASGCRVFGIDINEDKVKLVESFGAVGFTLQEKESPVDAAMAFSRGMGMDGVIVAASTKSTEPIDYAAEMSKKRGKIVLTGVTGLELKRRTFYDKELTFQVSCSYGPGRYDRAYEELGNDYPFGYVRWTLKRNFEAVLDMMTAGKIDVKPLISRSFPFADADKAYDLLMLENPLGIVLQYDKGAARRDFSIELTSKPVSGRSEKPVIGYIGVGNFAKQVLLPALKNSGAVLKTIASASGGNVSALGQKFGFALATSEYSQVFEDSSINTLFISTRHGSHAELVIRALKSGKNVFVEKPLALNKTELKDVIDAHSNSNGILLVGFNRRFSVFSRKLKESLSSKSDPLCINIMVNAGAIEGSHWVHDTECGGGRIIGEACHFIDLIRYFTGSQITEVYAVSTHGHSVTDSDKMCITIKSKDGSIGTINYFSNGSKSYPKERIEVFSEGRVYVIDNFKSLTCFGKGKSHNQFAQDKGHGREITEFLQAVETGGKSPIPFEELIESTLSSFAAVESSKTGKPLIVEIA
- a CDS encoding YjfK family protein, which codes for MRSITWNKLFWEGATIFKHIYEKSKQKPTGFLRKKPQRVDANLPLGIRINGMVRFDESKFVINSDVLKAQSPGGGIHTVAAAEKFMIGSMKIYRFYLEENETKEQSVLQIPVSNEEIEGIVLFRIIEEIYPQDEREWDFWLNERTGSIGSKYFRIIEEDSTDTLYHRLWGGDERYVKPIFFRSVISTDSYGLTGMKTENLGMIYAREITETLQEYLFIVYEKLLDDEGQTEDARIILMAGIDIGLAEIDVLA
- a CDS encoding tetratricopeptide repeat protein; translation: MIDARDGELNLKEAGMYVNSGYAYARRFQHDKALKEFTKALEIDPENIDAHYNTGTSLSAKGNYDKALTYLNKTIEMNTEDADACFNRGITYGKKGDYFRAAADFTKAIEIDPNDADAYYVRGYCHFNMGNRERATADQIKAAQMGLKLAQDYLKSIGIKW
- a CDS encoding tetratricopeptide repeat protein, yielding MKRIICVLCLVPLFLLFSCHTADTGPKTAIDYVKRGNAFKKGDINMAIADYTKAIETDPKSGIAYYTRATAYEEIGDYKRAVADYSKAIGINPKNPLGYYKRCNLYEKIGDYDNTTKGYTKLLEMDPKDVLAYYKRGALYDTMGKYDNAVTDYTKAIEISPRYPQAYILRGTAYMKNGDYDKAFADFNKVIELDPKHPDVYTVRAELYSKKGDYDRAFPDYNKAVSGYVELHDTPKLIKLYSTRGFLYEQKGYYDKAIADYSNAIDINQQDAEMYYKRANLYLKTGEDANALADLNSVIDISPMTYVSAYIYLGDLYKKKGNLDKAIANYIEAARLGDKNSQRYLDDNGYKWNVVLPKGSSDTIMFLGNSVTTQGNWAMHFPGNNVIIAKLVLWEKNIENDLAFLVNNTKNNAESRPTKIFIMTGIAILRAGVETRVFINEYMKALSILSSNLPDTKIYVQSVLPVILKDPAENTIVNRKIIEANRELKIVVSKLNNANIQYVDLYKGFVEHEGEHLKSEYAVEDGIHLNRSGYDLWESLIKDYVYSSQRRY